GCTGGGTGGCGAAGCCCTTGAAGCCGTTGTCCTGATCGGCGAACGGCTGATCGTGCCAGGCGTGCATCTGCTCGACCATGGTCCAGGACGGCCAGGCGTGGCTGAACGCGCACTTCGAGGCGTTGGCGGCGATGATCTTCTTCGAGGCCGCCTCGATCTCGTCGAACGTGGCCGGCGCCTTGTTCGGGTCGAGGCCCGCCTTCCGGAACATGTCCTTGTTGTAGTAGAGGATCGCGGTCGAGGAGGCGAACGGCATCGAGTAGAGCTGGCCGTCCTTCGAGTAGTAGGACTTGACGGGGGCGATGAAGTCGGCGCCCTCGATCGACACGCCCTGCTCCTTCATGAGCTGGAAGACGGGGACGACGGCGCCGGAGGCGAGCATCGTCTGGGTCCCCACCTCGAAGATCAGGGCCATGTGCGGCTGCGTCTTCGAGCGGTAGGCGGCGATCAGCGCGGCCAGTGTCTCGGGGTAGGAGCCCTTGTAGGTCGGCTTGACCTCGTAGTCGGCCTGGCTGTCGTTGAACTTCTTGGCGATCTCGGCGATGCGATCGCCGATCGCGCCGGTGTTCCCGTGCCACCAGGAGAGCTCGGTCTTGGCCGCCGCCGGCCTCGAGCCGACGAGGAGCAGGGCGGCGACGAGCACCGGTCCGAGGACGCGCGTCGGATATGCCATGGTCGACCTCCTGGCTCTGGGTGGTGGGCCGAAGCGAGCCTACTATAGATCTTCGGGGGGTGTCGGAACACCCCCCCGATGCCCCCCCGTCGTTGCGGCGGCAAAGCCGCCGCTCGGACGCTGCCCGGAGCGTGGCACGACTCGCCAGTTCTCCCATTTCTCCGACAGGCTCCTATAACGGATCGAGCGGCCGCCGTCAGCCGCTTCGGAACCGGAGGGCCTGACGAACGACCGCGTGGTAGGCGTCGAGCTCGGCATCGGTGCGCCGGGCGCTCCACCCGCAGAGCGCGCCCATCCGCTGGGCGATCGCCACCGCGCAGTCGAGACCGAGGCAGGGCCCGGTGCCGATCCCGGTCCGCCGGAGGAGGAAGTCCTGCAGCGACACCGTCAGCTCCGCGTCCACCGCCCAGTGGAGCTGGGCCACGATCTCGGGGGCGCTCTTGCAGAGGCGCTCCGCCCCCCCCGGCAGGCGCCGGGCCAGATCCAGCACGGCACCGGCCCGCCGGCCATAGGTGGCCACCAGCGCCGCCACCTGCCCCGGCTCGAGCCCCGAGGCCCGGACCGCCTCCGTCACGTCGAGCATCGCCTGCACCTCGAGCGCCCCCGCCTCCTCGTCGGACCCGTCCAGCGCGAACCGGGCGCTCCGGCTGGGCTCCCCCTTGCCGAGCCGCTTGACCACCTCGTCGCCGACGTGCTGGGCGAGGCTGCGGAAACAGGTGAGCTTGGTGCCCGTGATGGACAGGAAGCGATCGTCGGGACCCTCGGCGATCACCCGGTGCTGGCGGGAGACCGCGGAGGCCCGCTTGCCGGCCGACGCGCCGTCGAAGGTCAGGGGGCGGACGCCGGCGTAGGTGTAGACGATGTTGGCGCCGGTCACGCGCGGGTCGGCGAGGACGCGCCGGGTCTCGGCGAGGAGATACTGGACGTCCTCGGCCGTCGTCCACACACGGTCGGGATTGCCGTCGAAGTCGGTGTCGGTGGTGCCGACCAGCGAGAACTCCCGCCAGGGAATGACGAAGACCATCCGATCGTCCTGGGTCGAGAGGTAGATCGCGCGCTCGGTCAGCCGCGGCAGGACGACATGGCTCCCCTTGGTCGTCCGCAGGATGCGGGTGCCGTGGTCCCAGATCCCCGCCATCTCCCGGATCCGATCGACCCACGGCCCGGCGGCGTTGACGAGGACGCGGCCGGCGACCGTGACGCCATCGCCGCCGACCAGGTCGCGCACCCGCACCCGCCAGCCGCCCCCGGGCTGGGGCTGAAAGTCCTCGGCCTGCGTGTAGTTGAGCGCGCGGGCCCCGGCGCGCCGCGCGGAGAGCCCGTTCTCGAGGCAGAGCCGCTCGGGCGAGAGGAGCAGGTCGTCGAAGTAGTAGCCGGCGCCGACCAGGTCGTCGGGCCGCAGCGTCGGCTCGAGCCGGAGCGCCTCCTCCCGCGCCATCGTCCGATAGCGCTCCGTCCGCTTGCCGGGGGTGAGGAAATCGTAGAGGCGGAGGCCGATCCGGACCTTGATGAGGCTCCGGGAGCCTCCCTGGTGAACCGGAACCAGGAACGGCAACGGCCGGATGAGGTGGGGCGCCAGGCGGGCCAGCGTTTCCCGCTCCCGCAGCGACTCCCGGACCAGACCGAAGTCGAAGAGCTCGAGGTAGCGCAGCCCCCCGTGGATCAGCTTGGAGGAGCGGGAGGTCGTGCCGGAGGCGAAGTCGGCCTTTTCCACCAGGACACACGAGAGCCCCCGCAGGGCGAGCTCGCGCGCCACACCGGCGCCCGCCATCCCGCCCCCGACGATGACGGCGTCGAAGACCTCGGCCTCGAGCCCGGCCAGCCGACTCATGCCAGAAAGTCCTCGAGCGACTCGATCACGTGGTCCGGCTGCCAGCGCGCGATGGCCGGATCTCCCTTGTGCGTGACGCCGGTCAGGACGAGGATCGTCGCCAGCCCGGCCGCCTTGCCCATCGTGATGTCCGTCTCGAGGCGGTCGCCGACCACCGCGCACTCGGCCGGCGTCAGCGCGAGACGCTGGAGCGCCACCTCGAGAGTGATCGGCGACGGCTTGCCGACGATCGGCTCGACCTTCCGGCCGGTCACGCCCTCGACGGCGCCGATCATCCCGGCGGCGTCCGGGATCTCGCCGTCCTCGACCGGGCAGGTCCGGTCCGGGTTCGTGCCGATGAGGCGCGCGCCGTACCGCTTCACGGCCTGGAGGGCCACGTCGAGCTTGCGGTAGTCGAACGTGCGGTCGAACGCGACCACGACGTAGTCGGCCTGCGGGCCGTCGACCGGCCTGAGCCCCGCGCGCGCGAGCTCGGCGATCAGCGGCGGCTCCCCGATCACGAAGCAGCGCGCGCCCGGGGCTTCGCGCGCCAGATAGCGGGCGAGGACGTAGGACGAGTTGATGACCTCGTCCACCTCGGCGGGCACGCCGAGCCGCGTCAGCTTGGCCGCGTACTCCTCCCGGCTCTGGATGGGCTTGTTCGAGAGAAAGCACACGCGCCGGCCGTCGGCCCGGAGGGCGGGGATGACGGCCTTGGCCCCCGGCAAGAGGCGCTCCCCGAGATACACGGTGCCGTCGAGGTCGAAGATGAAGCCGCGATAGGGGAAACGGGGCCTCACGCCCTCACCGTGTCATCGGGCGGCGCGCCTGTCAAGGCGAGCGCGGGTCACGCAGGCAGGATCTGGAAGCCCTCCCGCCGGCCCGCCTCGCGCAAGCGATCGTCCAGACACACGAAGCGCTCGCCCTGTGGGGCTTCGCCGCACCAGGCGAGGGCCGCGGCAAGCTGCAAGGCGTCGCCTGCTCGGAGCGGATGCGCCGCCAGCAGGCGGGATGCCCGCTCGCGAAGCGGGTTCGTCGGCGCGACGAAGTCCGCGTCTTCCACCAGCCCGACCAGGCGCGACAGGGCATCCTGGAGCACCGCGACCGGCAGGCCGCCCTCGCGGTGTCGGCGGTACAGCGCCGATTGGCACTCCACCGGGCTAGCCCACCAGAGAGCCATCTCGGGGTCGGACCGCAGGAGCGAGAGAAGCCCGGCGGAGCGTGCCTCTGCCACGAGGCAGGGCACGACCGCCGAGCTGTCCCAGAACATCAGCGGGCGTCACGCCGCTCGGCCAGGAGGGCCTCGAGCACGCCCCGGCCGGCCGCCTGTGGCCCTCGGGGCGGCTTGAGGAGCGACGCCCGGACCCGTCCGCGACCGAGCTGGAGGAGTCCCGCGCGAGCCAGTCGCTCTCGGCGCGACTCCCGTCGGACCTCCGAGCTGAGTGGGACGAGCTTCGCCACGGGAACGCCCCGCTCGGTGATGATGATTTCCTGGCCGCTCTTGACCTGCTCGAGATACCGGCTGAGATGCGTCTTGAGAGCCGCGATGCCTGCGGACTTCATGTGACCATCATGGTCTGCTCGAGATGTCCTGTCAAGTCATCAAGACGGCCAGCTCCGCTTCGGCTCGCTCGAGCCAGAAGGTCATCCCCATTGCCCGATAGAGGTCGAGGGCAGCCGCGACATCGGCGCGGTCGCGCCTGACGCAGCCGAGCCCCAGCTGGCAGTGGGTCTGGAGCGGCCGCATGCCGAGCTCTTCGGCGAGGGCGAGCGCCTCGCCGTAGCGCGCCTCCGCTTCCGCCGGATCGCGGCCCGCCGCGATCTTGCCGAGGAGACGCAGGGTCCACGCTTCCCAGCCCCGCTCGCCGTGCTTGCGCGCCAGCTCGAGCGCCTCGCTCGCACGCCGGGTGGCGTCGTCGAGCCGATCAGCCACCAGGTAACCCTCGCCGAGCAGCGTGAGCACGAGCGAGTGGCCGTGCATGAAGCCGATGGACTTCCCGTGCTCGGCCGCCTCCTCCAGCAAGGCGAGGGCCTCGGCCGTGCGTCCGGCCAGCAAGTGGGCCGAGCCGAGCGTCGAGGCGATCCGCGAGACGTAGACGCCGAGATCCCCGCGGGCCAGCGGCAGGACCGACGCCAACAACTCGACGGCGCGGTCCAGCCGGCCCTGGACCAGGCAGACCCGGCCGCCGCCGAAGTGCGACCAGACGCGCTCGTGCGTCCCGCGGTCGGTCTCGGCGATCCGCCTCGCCTCGTCGGAGAGGCTGTTCGCGTGGACGAACCGGCCCTGCTCGGCGAGGGCCATCGCGGTCCACACCCGCGCTCCGACGGACTGGAGGAGGCCCGACCCGGAGCGACGGTACGCCAGCTCCCCGGGGAGCGCGCCGAAGGCGCGCGTCGCGGCGTCGATCACCTTCGAGTACTGGCCCAGGGCGTAATAGGCGCGCCCGAGCATGGCATCCGCCACGACCATGGCCGAGAGGTCGCCGACCTCCTCGGCGAGGGCCCGGCCCTGCTCTCCGGCTTCGATGGCCCGCGCGTGGTCGCCGAGGGCCCCGACGGTGTAGACGGTCTGGGCCAGGGTGCGCGCGAGCCGGCGGCGGTCCCCCAGGGCCCGGGCGAGCGCTTCGCCCTCGCGGAGCGTCTCCACCTGCCGGCGCAAGTCGCCCACCGGGATGAGCGCCGAGCGCAGCTCGGCGGTGATGTGGTAGGCCAGCTCCATCCGCTCCCGGCTCTCGGGCAGGTGGCCGAGCGCGGACAGCGCCTGGTCGAAGCAACTCGCCGCCTCCCGGTACGCGCCACGCATGCTTGCTCGCTGCCCCGCCTGCTGGAGGTACTCGACCGCCTTGTCCCAGACCTCGGCCTCTCGATAGTGGAGGCCGAGGGCCAGGGCCTCGACGTCGGGATTCGCGGCGCGTCGGGCTTCGAGCGCCTCCGCGATCCGGTGGTGGAGCAGCTTCCGGCGCGGCGCCAGCAGGCGGCCGTAAGCCACCTCGCGAATGCGGTCGTGCGTGAAGTCGAAGCGCTCCCCCACCCCGTGGAGCACGCGTCGGCGCACCAGCTCCTCCATGCCCTGCGCCGCGGCGTCCTCGCCCAGCCC
This genomic stretch from Candidatus Methylomirabilota bacterium harbors:
- a CDS encoding HAD-IIA family hydrolase, which codes for MRPRFPYRGFIFDLDGTVYLGERLLPGAKAVIPALRADGRRVCFLSNKPIQSREEYAAKLTRLGVPAEVDEVINSSYVLARYLAREAPGARCFVIGEPPLIAELARAGLRPVDGPQADYVVVAFDRTFDYRKLDVALQAVKRYGARLIGTNPDRTCPVEDGEIPDAAGMIGAVEGVTGRKVEPIVGKPSPITLEVALQRLALTPAECAVVGDRLETDITMGKAAGLATILVLTGVTHKGDPAIARWQPDHVIESLEDFLA
- a CDS encoding glycerol-3-phosphate dehydrogenase/oxidase, yielding MSRLAGLEAEVFDAVIVGGGMAGAGVARELALRGLSCVLVEKADFASGTTSRSSKLIHGGLRYLELFDFGLVRESLRERETLARLAPHLIRPLPFLVPVHQGGSRSLIKVRIGLRLYDFLTPGKRTERYRTMAREEALRLEPTLRPDDLVGAGYYFDDLLLSPERLCLENGLSARRAGARALNYTQAEDFQPQPGGGWRVRVRDLVGGDGVTVAGRVLVNAAGPWVDRIREMAGIWDHGTRILRTTKGSHVVLPRLTERAIYLSTQDDRMVFVIPWREFSLVGTTDTDFDGNPDRVWTTAEDVQYLLAETRRVLADPRVTGANIVYTYAGVRPLTFDGASAGKRASAVSRQHRVIAEGPDDRFLSITGTKLTCFRSLAQHVGDEVVKRLGKGEPSRSARFALDGSDEEAGALEVQAMLDVTEAVRASGLEPGQVAALVATYGRRAGAVLDLARRLPGGAERLCKSAPEIVAQLHWAVDAELTVSLQDFLLRRTGIGTGPCLGLDCAVAIAQRMGALCGWSARRTDAELDAYHAVVRQALRFRSG
- a CDS encoding extracellular solute-binding protein, whose translation is MAYPTRVLGPVLVAALLLVGSRPAAAKTELSWWHGNTGAIGDRIAEIAKKFNDSQADYEVKPTYKGSYPETLAALIAAYRSKTQPHMALIFEVGTQTMLASGAVVPVFQLMKEQGVSIEGADFIAPVKSYYSKDGQLYSMPFASSTAILYYNKDMFRKAGLDPNKAPATFDEIEAASKKIIAANASKCAFSHAWPSWTMVEQMHAWHDQPFADQDNGFKGFATQLRVNGEFGVKLWDTLARWQKAGLYTYGGRTNKAEPMFTGGQCAIQVTSSAFMGAVMRDAKFEWGTGRLPRLGGYGQGNSIIGGTTLWVMKGHKPFEHRGMAQFLKFLGDDDLQAWWHQVTGYLPISQSAVKRLEAEGWFKKHPNHFTAFDQISSGKTTANSQGIRIGNYQGVRDTLEAELEEMLAGKKTAKQGLDDAVKKGSELLKEFASLYK
- a CDS encoding type II toxin-antitoxin system prevent-host-death family antitoxin, producing MKSAGIAALKTHLSRYLEQVKSGQEIIITERGVPVAKLVPLSSEVRRESRRERLARAGLLQLGRGRVRASLLKPPRGPQAAGRGVLEALLAERRDAR
- a CDS encoding AAA family ATPase, with translation DLLSGLAGKEAAFEEWLLGERERLRELALEGLAKLLAHQRRAGAPEAAIQTGLRLVTLDPLQEPVHRTLMRLYADVGRRGAALRQYQACVAVLQRELGVEPEAETKQLYQEVLRQRPARIAPEAGPVAAVAAPMAPAEALRPDTPLVERGGEIEQLRRLLRDASGGRGRVVAILGEAGIGKSRLVAELAAAATRRGARVLVGRSYESEQILAFGPWVDAFRTAALTATADPLSRFEPVWRAEIARLLPEIGIDPPASPIEHRRLFEAVGRLVAGLAGRSPLLVVLEDLHWADEMSCRLLAFIGRRLPEWPILLAVTAREEELPDAPALRSALDELERDRRLEALKLGPLSQAGTAELVRGLARTGTDTGAIARLGEQVWAASEGNPLMAVETLRALREGEHTVPARVREVVTRRLDRLGERAQHVASVAAAIGREFDFGLLERAAGLGEDAAAQGMEELVRRRVLHGVGERFDFTHDRIREVAYGRLLAPRRKLLHHRIAEALEARRAANPDVEALALGLHYREAEVWDKAVEYLQQAGQRASMRGAYREAASCFDQALSALGHLPESRERMELAYHITAELRSALIPVGDLRRQVETLREGEALARALGDRRRLARTLAQTVYTVGALGDHARAIEAGEQGRALAEEVGDLSAMVVADAMLGRAYYALGQYSKVIDAATRAFGALPGELAYRRSGSGLLQSVGARVWTAMALAEQGRFVHANSLSDEARRIAETDRGTHERVWSHFGGGRVCLVQGRLDRAVELLASVLPLARGDLGVYVSRIASTLGSAHLLAGRTAEALALLEEAAEHGKSIGFMHGHSLVLTLLGEGYLVADRLDDATRRASEALELARKHGERGWEAWTLRLLGKIAAGRDPAEAEARYGEALALAEELGMRPLQTHCQLGLGCVRRDRADVAAALDLYRAMGMTFWLERAEAELAVLMT
- a CDS encoding type II toxin-antitoxin system VapC family toxin: MFWDSSAVVPCLVAEARSAGLLSLLRSDPEMALWWASPVECQSALYRRHREGGLPVAVLQDALSRLVGLVEDADFVAPTNPLRERASRLLAAHPLRAGDALQLAAALAWCGEAPQGERFVCLDDRLREAGRREGFQILPA